tgaaaatactattaatttctctaagaaacgagcgtcttaacttttacggttatcgagttattaaaaaaaaaaagataattactgaacacgtgtgtgacagcttttaccaattcctaatgttatttgttttgacatgtaccgtcaatcacttgacacatGCTTGACACTAACTTCAATGTTATCCTTAAggatctctcacactaataaattcatttattatgtaagaaaatgatgatttttttgcgaatttaactaaaagcgttatacagggtggtttctgataatgaacctaacgacgtgtccaatttacggaaaacaaaaaaacacggtgtataagtttATCTTTGTTACAACTAACCTGTTCTACGAAATCAAAGATGGTTTCCGATGGGCAAACCACTTGGACCTCCTTCCCGTGATCGCATGTGTAGAATTTATTGCAGTCTTCGTGGTGAGGCAATAGCAGGAAAATctagaaaaatacattttttattattattattatcaaggatatagaactagcttttgcccgcggcttcactcgcgttagaagaggcaaaaagtagcctatgtcactctccatcccttcaactatcaccacctaaaaaatcacgtcgattcgtggctccgttttaccgtgaaagacggacgggaaaacagacacacacactttcccatttataatacatattagtatggatttacaatcttcatactaagaatcgcacctccattttttagcgccacctattaactcttttttttttacacaatttcacacaattcatttttttaaatgtgtaattgacatattattatattaaaataaagaaatatgttatttgttcttataagaaataaaaacacgcaaaattattttaaacttttcaccggtagcgccatctattgttaAGTAGCAGTACTAATAAAATCAGTACTTGTCGCTAGATGTAGAATACAAATATAAAAGATAAAGCACTATCcttacttatttgttttttttttcaatctttATTTGGGGGCTTTTTCGATTCACGCTCTATGGTTTTATTGTATTctgagtgcgttttcacattatcggagccaatatcggatgtaggacgtAGTTCCAATATCATATATAATAAAGGAGTTGATTTTTGCTTCTtaacatccttcctacatccgatatcggatattatagactcaatattattatgaacaataattacaacaataaattgctctgataattaggttagattaagatcataatatatatgtaatgaactattcataagagcttgtaactaggcctacatgaataaagatattttgaattgaattgaattgatcgGGTAATAAATGTGAAAAGGCCATAAAgggacaatccatactaatattataaatgggaaagtgtgtgcgtctgtttgtttgtccgtctttcacggcaaaacggagcgacgaatcaacgtgattttttaggtagagatagttgaagggatggagagtgacataggctactttttgtctctttctaacgcgagcgaagccgcgggcaaaagctagtgatgaataaacaacaataaaacttaataataatttaaaataatttaatttgaacggtgtaccccttacatttcattaaagtgtcgaaagggcctctacgtgttggcttcggccccgcgcacgcctcccaaaggtccggaataccattgttccgtgatgggaaagacatttaaaataaaacactgtagtttctaaatacattttattttctgATTGCCTATTGGTAATTCTGACAATATTTATcttcattattttaataatttttttgattttttcccCTATATTACTATTTACTAGCACTAGCATGAATGGACCTCTTTAGGcgaattttttgcattattaggGTTATCACAACATGAGATTCCTTTGTGTGCACAACTGGAATTTTGACAACCCTAACTAGCCAAAAGGTGTAACACAATCCCTAAATTGTCAAACTTCACTTTTGTACCATGATTAGACCACCACACACACATAAAATCTTAGTCCGTCTGATCATTATTTTTCTCTGAATGTGAGTTGTCTACAGATGCCTCTAAATCCGTTGAAAAATTTATCGTTGACGAACAACTTAATCTTTCTAACTTAGTTGCCACCATAATCTCATATTTAGACAAAATATTGCTCATCTCCAATTTAGCTGTAGCTCTCTCTATAGGCGGTAGATTCCGTAGAACTTCTTCAAGATGCCGACAAAACAAGTCTATATCATCTCCTTTTTTCTCTTCGTCTTAAAAAGGGTACTTCTTTCATCATCCCGTTTGTGCACATTAAGGGAATCATTGCCTTCTGGTATAATTTCCTCCATTGCATCAATACCGTTACCGTTACTTGAAATACCGAACATTTGCACATCATTGTATTCTTCTTTAATGGTTATATCAGGCATAAACTTTTGTGCATCTGAATCATTACTTAGTTCCGTATTTTGTTCTCCATGCCAATAATTTTCTTCTTCTAACATTTCTTGGTTGCATTCGTGAGGATCTCCCAAACCCCCTCCCAATGTTCTTGGTGTGGGGGGATAGGTATCAAGAAAGGACAGTAAAATATGTCTTTTATCTTTCGTTTGTTTTGGAACAATACCTGTAGCTctgattttctttttgtatctgTGGTAGGTGTCTCTTATGCATTTCCATTTCTTTTTGCAATCGGCACCTATAAGCAAGAAACAACGTCTTAATGTAAACTgtatatgttactgtaaaaacaCGAAGCAGGCTTcatatcatagaggaataagtaagggaatagttgtaactccatacattagtaaatgcgagttatttgtagtgacatctagcgataaTCATGTGTCAAATAGCATAAATTATCACTACTGCTACTAGTCAATAGATGTCACGATGAAcaaagagtctaatgctcaccaatttttagcaaATATTACAacagtattaatcagtattctgttttcaattccttctgcttgtaatttaagttgtaaactgttaatattacatttttggcagacgcaacactgttggcacctagtgttgagtagtggtactgataatttacactatttgacgcgtgatagtcgctagatgtcactacaaataactcttCCCTtagttattcctctatgcttcaTATAAGTGGGGCAAGCTTTTCATACATCTTTTCAAAAACTTCTGCCTGATACATTTTACCGACTGCCGCGGTAAGACCTAGGTTTTACCCAGTCAATGTccgtaaaagcccgaagtaaaCAACTAATATTTCTCCCTTCGGGCTGTTatcacagaattataattaaaccagaatgagtagttaggccaaaaagtgtgtccacatgagaggttaaagttggggctggtgtccctctcgcacttattaccactatcaaaatcatttgaatgacgtcatcactgtcatcatttggggataccagtcaatattcaaagttactaccaaatctactaatacccaattaaaggtttttaataattgcgcaattttttggttttatggcttcataataaagataaagataaagataaagataaagatatatttatttgcgaaaATGTAGTGTTAACCATAGGTGGACAGAATTAATAATGTGCGTACATTTTGCTTGAAGAAGCATGCAAAATATTCTTATAAACTAGGTACTAAATCTAATCTTTATATACAAAAGTATGTTGTACAAGCCTAGTCTACACATATTAGacattattaattcaattattcatattaaaattcTGATTACTGTtaattcatattattattaaaatcctattattattatattattcattCATTTACAGATGCCAAATATTCGTCTAttctataaaaacatttttctaaacaaaatttatacaatttacatttaaattcgGGCATGTCAGAGTTCCTTATATCTAGGGGTAGatgattaaatattttaattgtcATGCATAGTatgttatttgaaaaaaaagcTGTCTTAGAGAGATAGGGATAACATAAATCAGAGCCGTGTCTAGATTGATAAATTGTGGTTGATGCCTTATTTTTGAATGAATTTATGTTCAATTTGACAAAGAGACTAAtctcataaatatataatgATGGCAATGTCAACACTTTTAACTCGTGGAAGAGAGGTCGACAGGGTTCTAGTTGATGCACACCACATATAGCTCGTATACATTTCTTTTGTAGCAGAAATACCTTTTGCATATTGCTACAGTTACCCCAAAGTACTATGCCATAACGCAAATTGGACATTACGTGCCCGTTGAAGGCTAATAATGCAGTTTTTTGTGACGATATTTGAGAGATCCTTCGCAGGGCAAATATAAACCTGTTCAACTTGTCAATGAGCATTTCGGTGTGTTCTTTCCAGTTTGTGTGGCAATCTAAAATAATACCCAGGAAACGAATTGATGACACACCCTCTATTGTATGACCGTCGTAATTTATATTGATATTCTTTGGTTTTCCTTGCGGTGCATAAAATTCCATAAATTTTGTCTTAAGGAGGTTAacctttaaattattattaattaaccaTACATTTACATCCTCAAAAactaatgacttaccaattcgttacaaggtattaatacccttgcctcgatataatacgaaaataatttaagtagtttataaacttagttatcatacaggtaaaaatactactactatagtaattttttaacactggtcacacgtgcgagagggacaccagccccaactttgaccctctcatgtggacacactgttgctagtctgtcaagaacgcctttatgcgccggtgataaggttcaatttagtatggcaaaaaaagtgtgagctcagtccctattgtaggtCGATGGCTGTTATTGATAggcatcggtaaaacctagatATAAcgcaaaataaaacacaaaGGTAAACACAATTAATTTCACTTGTTTTGGTAGATTGAATAAAAGAAAACCTGTCACAGAAGTTTGGAGAAACATAGATATTTGACTACTTACACCCGTCGAACAAtcatgtttttattaacttgcaTTTTAgacataaaaataaacttaccatTTCGATTCAACTCCTTTCCGATCTGCTTCCACACTTTGTCTTTGATTAAATTACTTTTATAATGTGCATGTGACGgattatataatatatcgtgagatataaccatttttattaatttttcttCCTCGGCGTCGGTAAACCAACCCATTTTTATCGGCAATTCGCTAATTTACATTCACTTATTAAGTTATTAACAAAACTCAAACGAGTAGACATTGCAATGCGACGCAATTGAAAAAGTGCTTTGAAATAAGCACGTGCATAAAGTAAATATGATACGCAATTTAGTCGGTTAGCAATCCAAAGGCTTTGACATTCTTTGACAAGTATCATAAGTAGGGATGCCCCATGCATGCCCAACGTCGACACTATGAATCGATTTATCGATGTTTTTTTGTAATCGAATCCGCTGTTATCATAGGTCAGTAGCTGGCTCCCTTCCAATATCTAGCCACATTGTACTAAAAATGAACTCTGCATAATGgggagagagaaaaaacaaatcatcttctcgctctcacgtgtGACTAATAGGGTaccgccatctgtcataacctttgagtgtgacTCATTGGACTATCCGTTAGtacaaaaaaggtaaatataTATCTAGGAGAGAATGTCGGGGTTTTAGCGTTCGACTGCACTTGACAAAGGTCGCTGTGAGGTAATCTTTTCCAATTTTGATACATACCTGACCCAAAGGATCGCAGGCCAGCGAGTTGGGGTCCACACCATGGAAGCGTCGGTACAACGCCGTGGTGGCTCCCAGCGCCATCAAGAAAGTTAAATATCTAGCTGGaatataagaaaaaatatttgggtAAATAAACAGGTTTCGTAATgctagttttatttattaatgtttttttttaggaaaGCCTGAAGAAAGGAAGTAGAAAACGTTGCGGAACtatgatgttgccactttttaatttctactttttttatgtatttgtaaCTTCAGGGTCCTTATCTATAGAAAGGGATCAGTTATGATCTCTttcagtcaacctttgagctgCATTAGATACAGAAATACAAATGAATGTGACCCCTTCTgcataaaattatacaaaaagcAAAGGCAAAGATGTTTTCTGTGTCTAAATGAGTAACTTTTTCATCAAAGAAGAACCATTATTGTTATGAGGGTGAGGTTATGGGTTGTGAATGAGGAACATTCTCGAGATGAAAAAAGATCATACAAACATCTTTTTGGTGGACTTTACATTTGATTTCAGTTTCACCTTAGTCACCCTCGgtctttaaaaaaccggccaagagcgtgtcgggccacgctcagtgtagggttccgtagttttccgaatttttctcaaaaactactgaacctatcaagttcaaaacaattttcctagaaagtctttataaagttctacttttgcgatttttttcatattttttaaacatatattatggttcaaaagttagagggggggggcgcactttttttcctttaggagcgattacttcagaaaatattaaaacaaaaagcgatcttagtaaacccttattcatttttaaatacctatccaacaatatatcacacgttggggttggaatgaaaaaaaatatcagcccccactttacatatagggggggtaccctaataaaacatttttttccatttgttatttttgcactttgttggcgtgattgatatacatattggtaccaaatttcagctttctagtgctaacggttactgagattatccgcggacggacggacggacggacagacagacatggcgaaactataaggccgttttcacattatccgatccgatatcggatgtcggaaggatttcaatacaaaaaatccaagatggcgcctgtaatgtatgggatatcggtccgacatccgatatcggatcggataatgtgaaaacgcactaagggttcctagttgactacggaaccctaaaaacacatacATTAGGTCCTcattcaatcaattatttaggGATTAAGCAAGATTATCGTGCATTAGATACAAATTGATAGCAGCATGACGCGTGACGCAAGTTTCCAAGTATCGCATCGGGCTTAATATGTCAGCGATTAACTTCgtgatttatattttaataaataaataaataaaatatatgacgTTTCACTGCTATGTCTCTTTCATTTACGATATAAAGAAAAATACGTAAGATTATTAATCTGGAAGGCACACGTGCGtcgatgttttcttttactATATTTTAATCTATAGAGAATGAAATATGaaggaaatatatttttttgctaaGTAACGTAGATTTGTAAGTGAGTAGGTACCAATCGGTGattctatgtatttatttccTGTAGAATAATTATGAAGTAGTTAcgtgtatttgtactttttaataataaaaaatgggctaaaattataattgtaaaaTAATACGATTCCTTTCTTGTAGCCTCTCGAAATCGATATTTGCGCTCCCAAAACGTAAATACGTTCTCCGCACTAACGTCAATTGATATCTCTGGCAACTGacagtttaaaactaaacaaccGGTTCGAGCTTGACGCTTGTGTTTGACGTACGTCTTTGTGATAATATACTTGCAATTTGTGTTTTCTACGattgtattatttaaataattgtttataaaAATGTCGTCATCAGATTCTGAAGATGATAGCTTTTTAAATCCCACTCAACAACTTAAGTCCATGATGAACAATTTTAAAGCGGATACGGACTGCAACTTCAACGATTCCATACCACTCGACGTTATACCGACAACATCGCCGTCAAAACGCAATATACAGAACAAATCTCCGTCAAAGAAGAGAAAAAGATCTACAGATTCGTGCAGTAGTGATGATATAACCATAGAAGACTTCCGTGCTCTATATCCATCTTTGAAAGACACGAGACCCAAACGAACGACCAGAAGTTCAGCAAAGAGGAATGCAAATCCACAGAACTCGCCAAACTTGGCTGATATTCAAAAGTCATTGCCTAAACGtaaaagtagaaaaagtaaTGCGAACTCGTCTACCACTATGGATACTGAAATGGCGGGAAATTCGACTCAAACTGTTCAGAATGCTCAAGTGGCTCATATGGAACCACCGACGCCGCCATTACGCGGACGAGGCAGAGGACGCGCTCGTGCTCGAGCTAGGGGAAGAAATAGCACAAACAGTAGGCGTTCCAGGAATTCACACAGTATTTTAGACATACTACAAGCCATGATCCCCACCTACAGTGTCGGAAACACAGATGAATATCCCGACCAGTGTGACAACCAACAGTTATTCAGCAACCAAAAAACGAACGACGTCGTAGAAATAGAAGACTTAAATGAAACTCTAGAGGAAAACGAATTGATGTCTGTAAAAGTTGAATGGAGAAGTAAAACGATAGTAAAATTCGAGTTACGGAAGTATCAAAAATTGACGCCTATATTTGAGCATTTTAGTAAAGCGGAAAATGTAAGTTATGATAAACTGTATTTTTCGTATAGAGGTAAAATTATACAGCCTGAGGATACTCCAGACTCGATAGAATATAGTATTGCTAAATTTATTGAAGGTGGAATTGTTACTCAAAGTGTGGTTGCGGCGTCGAGTAATGACAATGAGATCAGAGACGGTATAAAACTGAAATTCCAGTGTCTTAATGTGAAGAAGCCATTTGAGATGATCGTTGGGCCGGACGACAAGATGGCTACGGCCATGTTGAGATGCGCAGAGCACTTTGAGAAGCCTTTTGATAAGCTTAAATTTGAATTCGACGGTGATATTGTTTCAGGTAAGTCAAAACTAATTTTGATTactagtaataaaaaaaaaaaaaatagaaagatTGACtattagcacagaatatataatagtacaagtacagaaggcccactgctttgaagttcacgaaatgccgcctttttaaatacctacaaaatgattacaaagaaacgagccgtacgtgcgcagcgtcggacgctagggttgcctatgtattaaaaaaataatattatatacaagacttgggtactttctacgtatatacagttttttttaatcccaacgtcacaagcctgattgaacgtttccgtgggctataaatgacataatcaatagtagatctgtgtaagattgtcctattttattcataatgtttgtttaactaagcgttattagccattccacacgcggatatcgcGTATGAACCTTTAATAAAACTCGCGACttatagtaacaatagaaagtgcgaacaagcgttccgtgagaatgcgagccacccctgattaggccgcgaactcgcggccgcccgcatgtacttatagcgcggcgatggaatcgcggagtgagccgcccctgctattaGTTGCGTCTGAAAGTTGAAATGATTATGTTCAATGCATAAAGTTTATATGAATTTATGTACagtcaaaaataatatgttaacaGCTGTGTTCGTGGCCCACAAAGTAGGCTTgcgccgtttcgttcgttgatcggagcgctccgatctcgttcaatcgctcccacgaactagttcgctcttttaggtcttttgctcatttagttcagccagaccagcgaccactgcggtcggaaagatcagaacgaatgggaccgaatagtgtcaaaatgatacgaatagtccacagatagtaacattccgggcccaaAGGTTCTAAGTAAcccaagtttaatatgaaaacttgacgtttttttgttGTTCTGCTaattagctctcgctctcggtcggcgcagtcacacactcattctcgatccaaaccgcttgcgctcgccgatcctatactgaactaaatgagccaAGACCGAATCTCAGAGcctggaaagattcagttcatttcggacattgatgggattttattcctaacagttcatagttcgtgaacgacacaagcctacgacaaagtggtctcgccggaagatcagcgctgacccctgggtcagcatttatgctgaggcgggaccatttcgtggtaaacccgacatacattatttaatacctattaatttaaaatttaggtagataaatattgtgtttaccatgaataagcTAACCAAGCGAAACCACGAGCCAGATGGTCGGACGACATCAAAAAGATGGCAGGGCTGACCTAGCACAGAACTGCCGCTTATAGaacagaatggaaatccatgaaagaggcatatgttcagcagtggacgcaaatatgctgagaagaagaagCTATAGAATCTTGAATTTAATATATCAATTTCAAATCATTCTTGGCTTGGGTAATCATCTCAAAatacactttttaataaaaccTATTGCTATTTAAATAACAGATGTCAGTTTCACTATCCCAGAAACCATTGTATGATTTGTAGGTAGTGTCATAAAAGTGTACCTCTGTTCAAGTTTTATTGGGCAACTTGGCCATTATCTTTGTAACCAGGCTGGAAATaacggtcgcgcgataaatgataaaaacatctggctgtccctatcgcacttaaaaatagtgggatagggatggcctgatgctttattatttatcgcgcggccatgcttgcctgccagatgTGTTTCTCTTTTGTCTAtataactttgaaattgtgGCTCTCCATTGTAAAAGGGTCCGTCAAGCGCAATACACATGTTGCTATTTCAAATTCCAACAGTAAATAATTCAATCAGACCCTTAGCACAAGTAAAGCCACAAATGTGAACCCAAGACGGTTCAGGGTTGTTAGCCTTTGTCAGTTGGTTGAATAATGGACACTCCTGTTCGGGCTACGCCGGTAACTTTCGGCTCGCATTGCTACATAGCAAATGTTAGGGTTTGTACAACATGAC
This Leguminivora glycinivorella isolate SPB_JAAS2020 chromosome 24, LegGlyc_1.1, whole genome shotgun sequence DNA region includes the following protein-coding sequences:
- the LOC125238732 gene encoding uncharacterized protein LOC125238732; amino-acid sequence: MGWFTDAEEEKLIKMVISHDILYNPSHAHYKSNLIKDKVWKQIGKELNRNGADCKKKWKCIRDTYHRYKKKIRATGIVPKQTKDKRHILLSFLDTYPPTPRTLGGGLGDPHECNQEMLEEENYWHGEQNTELSNDSDAQKFMPDITIKEEYNDVQMFGISSNGNGIDAMEEIIPEGNDSLNVHKRDDERSTLFKTKRKKEMI
- the LOC125238730 gene encoding uncharacterized protein CG4449 encodes the protein MSSSDSEDDSFLNPTQQLKSMMNNFKADTDCNFNDSIPLDVIPTTSPSKRNIQNKSPSKKRKRSTDSCSSDDITIEDFRALYPSLKDTRPKRTTRSSAKRNANPQNSPNLADIQKSLPKRKSRKSNANSSTTMDTEMAGNSTQTVQNAQVAHMEPPTPPLRGRGRGRARARARGRNSTNSRRSRNSHSILDILQAMIPTYSVGNTDEYPDQCDNQQLFSNQKTNDVVEIEDLNETLEENELMSVKVEWRSKTIVKFELRKYQKLTPIFEHFSKAENVSYDKLYFSYRGKIIQPEDTPDSIEYSIAKFIEGGIVTQSVVAASSNDNEIRDGIKLKFQCLNVKKPFEMIVGPDDKMATAMLRCAEHFEKPFDKLKFEFDGDIVSGKTTPRELDLEGGGCIDVKILS